The genomic window GCATCCAGTGCAACTTTGAGTGGACTGTACCAGAGACCGTTGTAAACAATTTGGCTGTAAGTTTCTTCAATCCCACGTTTGTAATGGGTGACATCTGCCGTTAAAGTCAAGCTTTCTAAATCCCTATGTGCCTGAATTAGCACCAACATCGCGGGTGATTCGTAGATTTCCCGCGATTTGATCCCCACCAAACGGTTTTCAATCATATCGATCCGCCCGATACCGTGATTTCCTACCACCTGATTGAGTTGTTCAATTAGCTCAACTGGCTTATTAGCTATGCCATTGAGGGTTGTCGGAATACCACCGTGGAAACCAATTTCAATGTACTCTGGCTCATTGGGAGTGTGAGCGATCGCTTTGGTCATCTCATAAATTTCTTCTGGTGGCTCAAATGACGGATCTTCGAGTAAACCAGCTTCAATACTACGACCGAGCAAATTCTTGTCAATGCTGTAGGGAGAGGATTTTTTGACTGGTGAGGGGATACCAAACTTTTCCCCATAGGCGATCGTTTCTTCACGGCTCATTCCCCATTCTCTGGCTGGTGCGAGGATCTTTAGGTTGGGGTTGAGGGCGGTAACAGAGACATCAAAGCGAACCTGATCGTTACCTTTGCCGGTGCAACCGTGAGCGATCGCATCAGCACCATATTTTTCAGCGGTTTCTACTAATACCTTGGCAATTAGTGGACGGGCAAGGGCAGTTCCTAGAGGATAACGATTTTCATAGAGGGCATTGGCTTGAATCGCTCCAAAGGCGTAATCTTTAACGAAGCTGTCTTTGACATCCGCCACTAGGGATTCACTTGCACCCGATTTCAGAGCTTTTTCTCGAATTGGCTCTAATTCATCTCCCTGACCTAAATCTGCTGCTAGGGTAATCACCTCTTCCACACCCCACTCCTTTTTGAGGTAGGGGATGCAAACTGAGGTATCGACTCCGCCAGAATATGCCAGGACAACCTTTTTGGCGCGACCCATTAATTTCTCCAGTTAGGAAAACAAACAATGAGTCATTATTATATCTAAACTAATCCATGTATATTTTCTTTATGCAACAACCTATAGGCAGATTGTCAGCAAACTCAGACAGAAGAATCTGTATAGGCTAATTTGTGGTTAACTCTAATCGAAGTTTGCAAATAGAGCGATCGCCTATATATCAATACAGCGGATGCGACTAGATGAAGTACAGTATCTGTGCCTGAAAGCTAGATATAACTTTAAAAATATCAATTTTTACAATAGGAAATAATTCATGTATTATATATTACATATTTTATAAATGTAAGAAATTAGTAACAGGGTGGATAATTCCATCCTGTTTTAGATAGATGCAAATTAACTGCCTAACACTTTATTCTTGATAACTTGGTTCAAGCTTTTGTGCTTGATGACCTAGAAGATAGTTGCTTTTTGGCAAATAATACACCCAGTCCCAACACAGATAACCCAAGGGTAAAATTTGGCTCAGGAACGCTAGTGTAACTGATAATCTGAACATCATTCAGATCAATAAAATTGCCACTGTAAACTTCAAAAGTGCCCGGTGTAAATTGCAACCCTAATCCCTGTCCTTGGGGAATTTTTCCCGAAGAGTCGGTTAAAACTAACGCTAATGGATCATTTGCTTCAGTATAAGACTGGCCATTGTAAGTAGCAAAAATCTTTAACCCTTCTGCGATCGTTATTTGTTGGTCAGCAGCAGCTGCCTGGTCAAACGAAAAAGTGCCTGTCAGAGTTTTATTAGTGTTAGAGAAATGATAAGTGAGTTGTGCAGCCTGGACGGGCATAGTTTTTCCGACTGCAAAAATCAGAGCAGTTCCCATCGTTACAGCTGCTAATTTCTTGAAGATGGAGTCAGTCATTTTTTTGCTTGATAAAGAACAGGTACAAAAAGACTGAAATAGTTTTATGAAAGACGTGTAACACACGTCTCTGCAACACCAAGCTTTTCAATCAGTGTTCAGTGAAGGAGTGGATTAAATTCACTGACTCGTCAGCGCAGTTTTCATTGCCTTAAAGATATGGCTCTGATCAAGTACTCCTCGGACACCGGGCGCACTGTAAGTAGTATTAGAACTATCTTTGAACTTAACTTCTTTTCCCAGGTATTTAGTCAGAACTGATGCATAAGCACCTTGGTAGTAAACAGGTACAATCCTTCGGCTGTGACTACCCCAGAGGTATTTATAATTCGGATCAGACCCCCAAAAGTGACCAGCATCTTTAGAATTGTGCTTGTTGAAAGTGATGTCCTTGGCGTTATACTTCAAGCCCTTAGACTGATTTGGGTCAGGATTAGGAGTCAGCTTTGATACAAAGTCATTATTCAGAGTTAAATAGTGGTCATGGTCAGCAGTAACGAGTAGCAGGTTCTTGCTCCAACCACCATGATTGTTGATCCAGGTAATAACCTCTTGAACTGCTTTGTCAAAATCATTCATAGTACCAATCAGGTTATCCATGTTGTTGTCATGAGCACCCCAATCGATATCACCTCCCTCAATCATTAGCCAGAAGCCATCTTTGTCCTTACCTAAAACTTTAAGAGCAGCTTTGCTCAGATCAGCCAAAGTTGGATTTTCGTTAATCTCTCTGGCAATGAAGCTAGCATCAGTTTCACCAGCAGCCAGAGGACGCACAGTATCAGGTGCAGGAGCATTGGGAGCAATCGGGTTGCCTGCTGCATCAATGACAGGAACACAGTCCCCAGCAGTACCAGGAATGATTTGACCTGATGGACAGGGAGTTACAGTTTTAACAACAGAGCTATAGAGTGTGAAATTACTCAGACCTGTGGTGCTGTAGTCACCTTTAGAGGAACTGGTAGGAATATTGCCATCTTGTCCACGGGCACCGTATAGACCAAATAATTTACCTCCTTTATTTGGGTCAATTTTGGTTGCTGTGTCTAACAGTGCCTTAGTTGCATTCGGGCCACGTTCCAAAAAGTTATAGCCATAACGATTGGACGTAGGGTTAGCCTTCAAATACTCGTAGGTGTCTTGTGTGATATACGTATAGTTAAAAATTGGCCCTGTATTGGTTGTATTGCTAAAGTCCAAGGGATGACCACCACCCAACAAAACATTGGGCTGAAAGTTTAGCAATGTTTGCTGCAAAATGCTGTCTTGGTTGGTCTTGGTGGGATCATAAATACTGTCGTACTTGCTACGACGATTGACAAAAGAGGCAGCAGCACCGGGCGTTGCATGGCTAACAGGTACAGATGTTACCAGACCTGTAGACTTACCTTTTTCTTTGGCAATTTCCAGGATGGTTTTCAACCTCTTCTCGTAAATGTCTACTCCCATCGCGTTGTTATAGCTCTTTACGCCTGTATAAAGAGTGGTAGCGGTGTTAGCAGAGTCAGGATAACTGTGCTTGATGTACTCTTTGTCATATCCACCAGGAGTAGCAGGAGTTAAAGGAATCCAGGGAACGGGGCCTCCTTTACTTGTTTCATAACCTGTCAAGTTACCAGGTGAAAGGCTATTACCATCAGCGCGATCGCCAGGATTAAAAGGAGTAGGCTGGAATGAGAAGTTCGGACGAACAGGACTTGCAGCTGTAAGTGGATTAGACCCATCTAAGCCAGAGTTACCTGTGAGGTGTGGTTGATTTATTGGTTTAGCTGGTGTATTGCCCTGAATCGTTGTGCCATAAGTGGTCACTAATCCATATCCAGTTAAATTTTGAAAGCTCAGACCAGAGCCTTTCCCACTGGTGTAAAAGGGAGCGCCTTTGGCAAGGGCTGCGGCCCGTGCCATGTTCCAACCCATGCCATCACCAATCATGATAATCACGTTAATTCCATTACCAGCGGCCATAGTCGGCTGAAAAACAGAATTACCGAACATCAGCAGAATGGTACAGAAAAAGCCAGCCGTAGTCAAAGCTAGGAAGCGTCTGTACTTTCCTAAAAATGAAATCATTGCAGTATGCCTTCAGATTGATTGACCAATTAGTAGCTGTTAATACTCAGGATTTACGCAAAAATTCCCAAAAAGCTTAATTTATCGTAGACACGTAGTAGCTTGCCGCAGGCTACCGCCTTCTCTACGAGACACTTTGCCTTCACGTAGTGTCTGGTAGAGAAGAATTCGTAGAGTATGCGTAAGTTCTAATACTGATAAAAATTGGGTTCAAGATGATTATTCTCGAAGTTTGAGTGGGTAGCACTCACATCTGGTTGAGTAGAAGTTGTGACATGACTCTGGTTAGAGGCAGTAGCTGGTTGTTGATTCAATGTTCCCAAGAACAGCAGGATTGCCACAACTAAACCAGATATGAACCAAGCCAATGCACGTTTGTACTGTTTCATTACTGAAACGATTTTTGATTTTTGAATTAAAGTCATGATTAGCAAACCTCCTAGTAAATAAGTTATGCTTGTTAGACAATGGCTATGCTTTATAAGCATCATGTTTAAATCTGAATTATAAGTAAGCACAAAAACTAATTTATTTGATATATTTTTAGCCATTGCTTCAGGATGAATGTGTTTGATTTGCCGATAACATTAAAGCTATATCTTGGTTGAAAAAAGGATGAATGGGTATTTTTGAAGGGTATTTACAGCTAGTTAGCTGCAAAGTTACTTCAGTAATGTTAAAAGTTTTTTGCAGATGAGTTTGTAATTTATTGAGTAAGCGATCGCGTTCTTGGGCTGTTGTACATTTAACTGTCAAATCAGCGCAAAGCATTACCTGATTTAAGCTAATTGCCCAGATATGAAGTTTTTCTACTTGATCAACACCAGCAAAAGATTTGAGACATATTTCCACTTCATCTGGATCAATTGATTCTGGTGCATACTCCAAAAAAATTTTCAGGCTTTCTTGAACTAACGGTAAAGCACTTAAAGCAGTAAAAGTTGCAACTACTAAACTAATAACGATATCTGCCCACCACCAATCCCAAAGATGAACTGCTAAAGCAGCTATAATAACGCCAACAGAACTAGCAGTATCAGCGATGACATGAAGCAAAGCCCCCCGGAAGTTTAAGTCGTCGTGAGTGTGGGGATGAAGCAAAGTAATATTGAGTAAATTGACTATTAAACCTAATACTGCAATTCCTAACATTGGTAAGCCCAAAATTGTTGTTGGATGTTGCCAACGCCCAATAGCTTCCCAAGTAATAAAACTAGCGATCGCCAGCAAACCTAATCCATTCAACAAAGCTGCTAAAACTTCGATTCGTTGATGTCCGAATGTTGCCTGACTCTTAGCTGGTTGCCGTGCTAAGAAACTTGCAAATAGTGATATTAGCAAGGCTGTAATATCAGATAACATATGTCCGGCATCTGCTTGTAGAGATAAACTTTTACTCCACAAACCTACATTCCACTCAGCAACAAAAAAACAAACAAGTAAACCTAATGTTATCCATAACATTTTGGCTTTTTGCCGACTTACAACCACTTTTGTAAAAGTATTTTCGCATGTACATTCATCCCATCGAAGTGAAAGCATTACCCAAAAAAACCTTTAAATATACATTATTAGCCTGAAAAACATCCACCTCAAGATTTGTGATGAGTCTGTTTTGAATTTAGAATGCTACATCCTCACAAATTATCCTCAAATAGCCTGTGATTAAAGATTTTGGTTTACTATAGGACTCCTGATTTATAAACAATATTTCAGATAAAACCTTAATAAAACGTGCTTTTCAGTCTCAGGATATTTTCCAAATTAAAATCGTAGTCTTATATATATCTGGAAATTACTCACTATTTTTTTATTCTAGAGATACATAATAAATGCACAAATTTCTGAACACTATAATATATTTAAGACTATATAAAATTTATCCTGGTTAATTTAAGGAATGGTAATGTTTACGTTAAATGACAGTCCATATTATATTTATTTACACCCATCCACTTATGTATTGATTAACTAATAATTAACCCTTACTGTTTTTGTGACCAGAATCAGGTAAGGAACAGTGTCAGCGCTCCATCTGTCCTATCCTGGAGATGGGTAGATAATGTTGTGTGTGGGTGAAACTGTGTTTTTCAGCGTTGTAATACCGACTTATAATCGCCAACCGATTTTAGAAAAGTGCCTCCGCGCCTTGGAGATGCAGGAGTTGAGTAAGCCAAGTGCAGTTTCTGGTTACGAGATTGTCTTGGTGGATGATGGTTCTACTGATAGCACATTGGAGTGGTTGGCAGAACACAAAAAGGAATTTCCCCATGTGCGATGGTTTCAGCAAGACCATGCTGGACCAGCGGCGGCTCGGAATTTGGGGGTAGAACAGGCGCTGGGAGATACAATTATCTTTATTGATAGTGATTTAGTAGTGCTGGATAATTTCTTGCAAGCTCACGCAGATGCACTAATGCAGGGACAGGAGAAATTGAGGAGCGATCGCTTTTTCACTTACGGTGCAGTTATTAATACTTGTAATTTCGAGAATCCAACGGCTGAAGCCTACAAAGTCACAGATTTTTCAGCAGCTTTTTTTGCTACTGGAAATGTAGCAATTCCCAAACATTGGCTAGAGAAAGCAGGACTTTTTGACACCAGTTTTCAACTCTATGGCTGGGAAGATTTAGAATTAGGTGTGCGGCTGAAAAAACTAGGTTTGACACTAATTAAATGTCCAGAAGCCGTCGGCTATCACTGGCATCCACCATTTAAATTAGAGCAAATTCCCCGATTGATTGACCAAGAAATTCAACGCGGACGTATGGGAGTTTTGTTTTATCAAAAGCATCCCACATGGGAAGTGCGAATGATGATTCAAATGACTTGGTTGCATCGTTTACTTTGGGGAATTCTGTCACTCAATGGCGCACTTAATGAGCGGACAATGGCTCCATTTTTGCAATGGCTAATTAATTTAGGTAAACCTCAATTGGCTTTAGAGATTGCCCGAATTTTTCTTAACTGGTACAACGTGAAGGGTGTTTATGAAGCTTATGCTCAAATGCAGCAAGCATCGTGATTAAAAAGTAAGGAGCACAGAGTTAGGTATAACACACAAGTAAAATTACAAAATCCCTTTTCCTAATACCTTACGCTTCAAAACCAGTATCCGAGGTCTTGCTCCTGTACCTGAAAAACCTAAACCTTCGCGGAAGATTTCTGGCATATAAAATCGTGCCTCGCTATCCTTTTCCTTATCTTCGTAAATAACCCCCATTTCCTCTAGCATTCTTACTGTTGGCGAATCCATTTCAAACTGTTCTTTTCCAAAAGGAATTTTTCGTTCAGAAGGGGGATATTTAGGTAGTATTTCCTCAACCCAAGTTTTGAAAGATGGATATTCTTCTTTGGCTTCTTCCACCTTCTTTTCACTGCATGATTTAAGAGCGCGGCGAATAGCTTGAGGAGGTAAAATACGGCTAGTAGACCACTTTTCAAATTGCACTTCTTTAGTTCTTTCTACAGTAATATCGGCTGCGTGGTACAATAAACGAACAATATCTCTCGCCTGAAGCCTACCATTAAAATCTGTCAAAGCTGCAAATATCCAGGAAGCTGTATATGCTTCTTTCGAGTTATCTGAACCTAGCCTTTTACCCCATAATTTTTCTAATCGCTCTATAATATTCTGTTCATTTAAACTGCTAATCTCTGCTAGCGAGGCATCTATTACTTGAGACTGGCTACATATCCAAAAGACTAAACGCAAAAAAGAATTTTGATCCCAAGATAGATCATAAGAAAGGTAAAGATTTTCAAACTGTTTTAAGTTTTGAGTAATTGTATAACGCAGGAAATCACGGCGCAGAAAAATTATTATCCCAATATTAGACTGCCTAATTTCCGATAACCTCTTTGGCAAATCATCAATCAGAGCTTTTAAGGCAATTTTTTCTTGATTGCTGGATGCAATGTTTGGGAATATATCCTCTAATCCATCAAACAGAAAGATAATACGTAAGCCTCTATCTTTCAAATCACGATTTATGATGCTAAGAATATTATGAGTATGTGTTTCAGGATTCACACCTATAGCTTTTGCAATTTGACCAATCCAGAATTCCGTCCATTCTGGTTCACTCCAGTTTTCAGCCGCAATTGCTCTTTTAATTCTATCCACATATTCTGAAGGTAGAAACTCAGGAATAGTATCTTCCAAAGCTGATATTGCCTCGTTTCTAGCTTCGTTAATCACAATTTTTGCATTATCTTTAATGTTACTTGATTCAAGGAAAGGAAAGATATGTGTTTTTATTTGTGATTCCTGAATTGTATTATCTATACGATTTAAAAAACTTTCCCAGTATTTAAAACGTGACAACTGTATATAGTTAAACGTTTTTCCTGCACCTTTAGCTCCAATTGATACGACATGAGGTAATTCATCTCGAAAATTAGTCGCTAAATTCTTCAATGGTTCTGTTACTAATAAATCTTCTCCCCGCCCTTGTTCAGCATACTCATATTCCTGACACAAATCTCTGAGTCTACGAACCTCAACAATTCCTTGATGCTCTTTTGTAGATTTTGACTGCAATTCCTGATCATTGGTTATAAACAACTCTTCTTTAGCCCACTCCTTAGCTACATTCATCACTGAAGTTGGACTTAGTTTTAAACGCGCATCTTCCCAATTATTAATATATAGTAATTCTTGGGAAAAATAGGTTTCTTTTATATCCAATCTTGTAGCATATAAATTATCTTCTTCTGGCTGTAAATAAGCAGATTGCAATTGCACCAATGCATCATCAACCGCAGGTAATAATCTCAATTCTGGTGTTAGCATACTAATGATCAAAGACGGATCGTAATATCTTTCATCATTTACACTTGCCTCTGATGGTGCTACTCTAGCAATTTGTTCCAGAACAAGAGTTGTACCTCTCACAGATTGTCCGTTAATTGTTGTGACTAAAAACCTCTGAATTCTTGGGTCGAAAATTATGGGACTTGATATTTCACTTAAACCTGCTCTCAAATCAATTAATACATAGTCAGCACCAACAGCCTTACCTAAACTATGAATAGCATTACCGCATTCCCAAGCTCCATCTGGACTTCTTACCAAGTGTTCAGGCAGAATAGGTGTATCTAGTAGTTCTTCATCTTCAAGACAAGCAGGTAGAAAATAAACTGTTGATTTACCTTCGTACTTAGCAGATTTTTTAACTTCCCGTGCAAATAGTGAAAGTGCTTGTTCTCTTTCAATAGGAGAATAGTGGTAAACTTCAAGGAAATCAATGAAAGAAACTGCTGGTTGCTGTTTTTCAAAAGCGTTCCAATAAGTAAAACCAGGAGCTTCTAAATCAGCATCAATAACTAATACAGTTGTAGACCTATCTATTTCTTTAGCTCTATCTTGTAAAGCAAAAAGATGCGCTGCTAAATTCAATGTTCTACCAACACCACCTTTAAAGGAATAGAAAGCTACTAAAGTAGGTTTTTCAATATATGCTTCTGGAAGTTTAACTGGTTTTACTATTACCGTTTCTATTTCTGATTCCCTATCTAAATAAACAATTTCTTCCCAGAATGGACGCACATCAACATCAGTTTTGTAAACTTCTTCTCCAGAGAAAAATTCTACAGATAATGTAGCATCACCAAGGGTAAAATAAATCACAGATAACTCTTCTTGATACCAATCTTTGAACCATTCTTTTAAAGCATCCTCAGCATTTTCTCTATTTTCTTCACTAAGAATATATATTTCTAAAGCATCTGAGTAACAGCGAATTTTTACTACCCCTTCTGGTAATTTAGTACCATAATTAGTTTTATGTCCAATAGTTCTCTTTACATCAAGCCATGTGAGTAATTTTGGCGATTTTGGTGCATTCATACTCTTTCAATTTCTCCTACAATCCATTTTGATATTGCTAATAGCTTATTCTCTATATCTTCATCGCTTGCTTTTTGTTTTTGACTAACTATAGAAATTACTTTTCCTCCGTACCGCCACATTTGGTTAATCTGTCCACTATTTAATTTCCTCTCTTCCTTATTATTCCTATTATCGAATACTTCCCCAATAAATATTTCAGGTAGATTTAAAGACCCTCCTGCACCTAAACAGTCTAATAACTTATTTATATTATGTTGACATTCAGCAATATCTGTACACGAATCGCTACGCTTATACCCTTTCCTCTTCATTAAGATTGTCTTTAAACCACATTCAACGGCATAAAATAAGAGTAATCGATGGGCGTTAGTTCGAGATGTTTCCTGAAAATTTTTATAAGCACACAGATTTTGAAACCATGCTTTTTCCATTTCCCGATCTGTAAAAGGTATTGCCATTAAGGTATTTTTACTTCGCTTAAATACAAATTTACTCAGATATATTATGTCAAAATCGCCCCACCCATTAACCGCTCATACCGATACTTCAATTCTTCTTTCATCAAATGCCAACGCTCTAGGGTTGCATCCATCTCTATAATTTTCTCAGCTGATTGTCGTGCTAAAAGCAAAACTTCTTCATCTTCAACCAAGCTGGCTAACGTAAAATCTGGCACCCCAGATTGACGAGTTCCCAGTACTTGCCCTGGCCCACGAAAACGCATATCCATTTCAGATATGAAAAAGCCATCCTGAGATTGTTCCAACACCTTCAAGCGTTGTTGAGCATCAGGACTCCTAGAACTGCTCATCAACAGACAATAGGACTGAGCCGCGCCCCGACCGACACGCCCCCGCAGTTGGTGCAGTTGTGATAAGCCAAATCGCTCTGCATTTTCAATGAGCATTACTGTAGCATTAGGTACGTCTACACCAACCTCAACAACGGTAGTAGAAACTAGAACCTGCGTTTGGTTATCGCGGAATTTAGTAATCGCTTCATCCTTATCGGCTGAACTCATGCGACCATGCAGCAGCCCCACTTGAAAGTCGGGAAAAACGCTTTCCTGTAACTTTTGATGCTCCTCCACAGCCGATCGCAGATCCAGTTTTTCTGATTCTTCTACCAAGGGCAAAACCACGTAAACTTGTCTACCTTGAGCAATTTCTCGGCGGATGAGGTCGTAAGCATGGTTGCGTTGCTGACCTGACAAGACTGTTGTCTGAATCTTTTGTCGTCCTGGCGGTAACTCATCAATTTGGCTCACATCCAAATCCCCGTGTATCGTCAGAGCTAAGGTTCTGGGAATCGGGGTAGCTGTCATAGTTAACACATGGGGTTGCTCACCTTTTTGCTGTAAACGCGCCCGTTGTTCTACCCCAAAGCGATGCTGCTCATCAATCACCACTAACCCCAGTTGATGGAAGTTTACGGGGTCTTGAATCAATGCATGGGTTCCCACTAACAGGGGTAATTCACCAGTTCCTAACTGAGAATGTATTTGTCTTCGTTTAGCTGTTTTAGTGGAACCTGTCAGTAATTCCACTGGTAAATGCAGCAAGTTAAACCAGCTAACTAACTTGCGATAATGTTGTTCTGCCAAAACTTCTGTGGGAGCCATCAGCGCTGCTTGGTAGCCAGATTGAATTGCTGCGAGGATAGCCAGTACAGCGACGACAGTTTTACCAGAACCGACATCGCCTTGCACCAGACGATTCATTGGCACAGGTTTCTGCAAATCATTGAGAATGTCGTTGAGGACTCGTTGCTGTGCGCCAGTGAGTTGAAAAGGCAGTATTTCATGGAATTTCTCTACAAGTTGACCTCGTGGAACGAGGATGGCGCTGGTTTGAATCGCCCTTGCTTGCTGCTGACGTTGCAATAACCCAAGTTGCAGATAGAAAAATTCATCAAATACTAGGCGACGACGGGCAACTTGTAGGGCGGCGCTATCGCTGGGAAAATGGATGTTAGCGATCGCATCTTTCAATTCCATCAAACCATACTTCTCTCGCAAACCACTTGGCAGAGGGTCTTTCAGGTGAGTTGCAGCGGGCAAAGCAGCAATTACCGCTTGTCGCACTGTATTCGCCACCACACCCTCAGTCAGTCCGTAAATTGGCACCACCCGCCCAATATTCAGCGACTCAATCGAATCTCCTGGATTTGCCAAAACCTCTAGTTCTGGATTATCCAGTGTCAAGCCGTATTTACTTTCTTTCACCAACCCACACGCCGCCAGAATACTACCTACTGGATAACGACGTTTTAAACTTTCTTGCCAAGCCCGACTGCTAAAGCGCGTACCTGCATAAAAACGACCAATTTTGATTTGACCGCTATTATCTTTTACGACCAGTTCTAAAATTGATAATTTCTGATTTTTAGGGCTAGTAAAGCAGTTGCAACGCTTCACAGTTGCCACTATTGTCACCGTCTCACCCGCCTGTAACTCGCGGATATTCACCTGACGTGCATAATCAATGTGGTCACGAGGATAGTAGAAAAGCAAGTCGCGGACAGTGTGTAAACCAAGCCGTGCCAAATTATCAGCTTTTTTGAAGCCTATTTCTGGTAAATCACTAAGTTTTTGCTCAATTTTCGGTGCAAGCCTCTTACTCACCTCAGGGATAATTTTAGATTTTGGATTTTGGATTTTGGATTGATAAATTCTCCCTTGTTCCTCTGCTGCTCTGCTCCCCTGCTCCCCCTGCTCCTCCTGCTGTAGTTGGGA from Nostoc sp. UHCC 0926 includes these protein-coding regions:
- the recG gene encoding ATP-dependent DNA helicase RecG, which encodes MTNEKPDWIRLHKALAIEAEHGFTDLVGRQYRFSEFLSLTLGKFPTGLPQTERRRWQGLAVQFASYPHLALEERQHLVADTRRYLSQLQQEEQGEQGSRAAEEQGRIYQSKIQNPKSKIIPEVSKRLAPKIEQKLSDLPEIGFKKADNLARLGLHTVRDLLFYYPRDHIDYARQVNIRELQAGETVTIVATVKRCNCFTSPKNQKLSILELVVKDNSGQIKIGRFYAGTRFSSRAWQESLKRRYPVGSILAACGLVKESKYGLTLDNPELEVLANPGDSIESLNIGRVVPIYGLTEGVVANTVRQAVIAALPAATHLKDPLPSGLREKYGLMELKDAIANIHFPSDSAALQVARRRLVFDEFFYLQLGLLQRQQQARAIQTSAILVPRGQLVEKFHEILPFQLTGAQQRVLNDILNDLQKPVPMNRLVQGDVGSGKTVVAVLAILAAIQSGYQAALMAPTEVLAEQHYRKLVSWFNLLHLPVELLTGSTKTAKRRQIHSQLGTGELPLLVGTHALIQDPVNFHQLGLVVIDEQHRFGVEQRARLQQKGEQPHVLTMTATPIPRTLALTIHGDLDVSQIDELPPGRQKIQTTVLSGQQRNHAYDLIRREIAQGRQVYVVLPLVEESEKLDLRSAVEEHQKLQESVFPDFQVGLLHGRMSSADKDEAITKFRDNQTQVLVSTTVVEVGVDVPNATVMLIENAERFGLSQLHQLRGRVGRGAAQSYCLLMSSSRSPDAQQRLKVLEQSQDGFFISEMDMRFRGPGQVLGTRQSGVPDFTLASLVEDEEVLLLARQSAEKIIEMDATLERWHLMKEELKYRYERLMGGAILT